From Candidatus Poribacteria bacterium, one genomic window encodes:
- a CDS encoding IS1 family transposase, with translation MDGRKVIFQVGDRSEETCLRLYDQMPSAERYYTDGYEVYNWLPYNRREVDRFGKVNRNEGRHSILRDRLKRLARRRKGYSKSREMLVASLALVCLHLGWI, from the coding sequence TTGGATGGCAGGAAGGTGATCTTCCAGGTGGGAGATAGGAGCGAAGAAACCTGCCTGCGGTTGTATGATCAGATGCCTTCTGCAGAGAGATATTACACAGATGGTTATGAGGTCTACAATTGGCTTCCCTACAATCGGCGTGAGGTTGATAGGTTTGGCAAGGTGAATCGGAATGAGGGGAGGCATTCTATCTTGAGGGATCGTCTGAAGAGGTTAGCTCGTCGGAGGAAGGGGTATTCTAAGAGTAGGGAAATGCTTGTCGCTTCTCTGGCTTTGGTATGTTTACACTTGGGATGGATTTAA
- a CDS encoding histidine phosphatase family protein yields the protein MTIMLIRHGETAWNVREVFRGRIDVELNETGVKQAELLGEYLSHENILAVYSSPLKRALKTAEMIAKHHDIDVEITEGLMDLDFGEWQGLPHETVKEGYGELYRKWLESPHEVRMPNGEGLDDVRERGVRLVEELIDEYGSGESIIALVSHRVVNKVLICALLGLDNSHFWNIKMDTCGITTFEYEKGRFVLTRHNDTSFLKSLGRGKTSDF from the coding sequence ATGACGATCATGCTCATACGACACGGTGAAACCGCATGGAACGTGAGGGAAGTCTTCAGGGGCAGGATCGACGTCGAGCTTAATGAAACGGGGGTGAAGCAGGCAGAGCTGCTGGGCGAATATCTCTCCCATGAGAACATACTCGCCGTCTACTCCAGTCCCCTGAAACGAGCTTTAAAAACCGCCGAGATGATAGCGAAGCATCACGATATCGACGTTGAGATCACCGAGGGGTTAATGGACCTCGATTTCGGAGAATGGCAGGGCCTACCGCATGAAACGGTCAAGGAAGGGTATGGAGAGCTCTACCGCAAATGGCTCGAATCCCCTCACGAGGTGAGGATGCCTAACGGTGAGGGCCTGGATGACGTCAGAGAAAGGGGAGTCAGGTTGGTGGAGGAGCTCATAGATGAATATGGCAGCGGGGAAAGCATCATCGCTCTGGTGTCCCATAGGGTGGTGAACAAGGTCCTGATATGTGCGCTGCTGGGATTGGACAACTCCCACTTCTGGAACATAAAGATGGACACATGTGGGATCACGACCTTCGAGTATGAAAAGGGGAGATTTGTGCTCACCAGACATAACGACACCTCCTTTCTGAAATCCCTTGGCAGGGGGAAGACAAGCGATTTTTAA